In Lacibacter sp. H375, one DNA window encodes the following:
- a CDS encoding helix-turn-helix domain-containing protein — translation MTEKTIHEGRNVKRIREILGIKQDALAMELGLSQQAVSALEQKEALDRDILEKIAKTLKVTPEAIKSFNEETTINFISSTFNHHDNSSVYGHYTFNPVEKVVELYEALLKSEREKITLLEKMLEKK, via the coding sequence ATGACAGAAAAGACCATACACGAAGGAAGAAATGTAAAACGCATCCGTGAAATATTAGGTATTAAGCAGGATGCACTTGCCATGGAATTAGGATTGAGCCAGCAGGCTGTTTCTGCATTGGAACAGAAGGAAGCTTTGGATAGGGATATCCTTGAGAAGATTGCTAAAACTTTAAAAGTAACTCCTGAAGCAATTAAAAGTTTTAATGAAGAAACTACCATAAACTTTATTTCGAGCACTTTTAATCATCATGACAATTCATCGGTTTACGGACACTATACTTTTAATCCAGTAGAAAAAGTGGTTGAACTTTATGAGGCACTACTTAAAAGTGAAAGAGAAAAAATTACATTACTAGAAAAAATGTTAGAGAAGAAATAA
- a CDS encoding TrlF family AAA-like ATPase, translated as MFGSTWKKWDLHFHTQTSYDYEDKSITDENLIETLVSKGVEVVAITDHHSINKERIKNLQKLGEGRLTILPGIEFLSDARGDEPIHFIAIFDELCDIDFVWKQIESRTDIKRIQGEGKKYNEVYCHLLDTIQLIKELNGIVTIHSGSKSNGIENITHSLKHALAQKEDIARAIDIFEVGKEDDIDGYKTKVIPYILKAIGKRIPVILCSDNHNVKNYLTKQNLWIKADSTFEGLRQILFEPQYRVHIGEFPPINPPIRISKVILDFPLDSKFENEIFCLAGKRELHFSPNFTCIIGGRGTGKSTILNLIHEKLKIGENQFFKDRKIKDVSGKTISIDSCIKIDNDDEEKYVEFLSQNEIEDFAQNYHKLTAAVYARIIKRDEEGKILEYETLLKEKLNLFRTYIVKKRRLSSLKLELEQKRKELETNKKIIDSFSSKEYTDINEEIKKISRAFNDLNYAKNKYSDLIKDLEEILKKYSINQQNASAYLSEIIGIITALKKIIEESSKVDFAQVEKISAEQKEKIQEKKNELATYLLNKGLTEENLNDIANSNILANRLEIEIQSVAEEIETTQRRLDEFDKQGMLQISTEYQAELEKQIKAISTILEKVEGKSVKPISLHLDFDVSTANEKVFQDFKLAFEGQINKSSHKGDSILRDVLFCILPKEISDKETFLSTLKSYSTSSSAKTFLIDLFTEDINFEIYQLICERTFLDYSEFKKIRVQYDSRPIENSSFGQRCTAVLVILLLLGNNPIIIDEPEAHLDSLLISNYLVDLIKDKKQNRQIIFATHNANLVINGDAELIHILDINEFTQTTSITSTTIENTKTKEILIGLEGGKEAFIKRESKYQFR; from the coding sequence ATGTTTGGCTCAACTTGGAAAAAATGGGATTTGCATTTTCATACTCAAACCTCTTATGACTATGAAGATAAATCTATCACGGATGAGAACCTAATAGAAACCCTTGTCTCTAAGGGAGTGGAAGTTGTCGCAATTACTGATCACCATTCAATAAATAAAGAAAGAATAAAAAATCTTCAAAAACTCGGTGAAGGCAGATTGACTATACTACCTGGTATTGAATTTCTATCTGATGCCCGTGGTGATGAACCAATTCATTTTATCGCAATTTTTGATGAATTATGTGATATCGATTTTGTTTGGAAACAGATTGAGAGCAGAACTGATATTAAAAGAATACAAGGAGAAGGGAAAAAATACAACGAAGTTTACTGTCATCTTCTCGATACAATTCAATTAATTAAAGAACTAAATGGAATTGTTACAATTCACTCAGGTTCAAAATCGAATGGTATAGAAAATATTACCCATTCTTTAAAGCATGCATTGGCGCAAAAAGAAGATATCGCAAGGGCAATAGATATCTTTGAAGTTGGAAAGGAGGATGATATAGACGGATATAAAACCAAAGTAATACCTTATATTTTAAAGGCTATTGGAAAGAGAATTCCCGTTATCTTATGTTCTGACAATCATAACGTGAAGAACTATCTTACAAAACAAAACCTTTGGATAAAAGCAGATTCAACTTTCGAAGGATTAAGACAAATTTTATTTGAACCGCAATATCGAGTTCATATTGGGGAGTTCCCTCCAATTAATCCTCCAATTAGAATAAGCAAAGTTATTTTAGATTTTCCTTTAGATTCAAAATTTGAAAATGAAATATTTTGCCTTGCGGGAAAAAGAGAACTTCATTTCAGTCCAAATTTTACCTGTATTATCGGAGGAAGAGGAACGGGGAAAAGCACAATTCTAAATCTGATTCACGAAAAATTAAAAATTGGTGAAAATCAATTTTTTAAAGACAGAAAAATAAAAGATGTTAGCGGAAAGACAATCTCAATTGATTCATGCATTAAAATTGACAATGATGATGAGGAGAAATACGTCGAGTTTTTAAGTCAAAATGAAATTGAAGATTTTGCACAGAATTATCATAAACTAACGGCAGCAGTTTATGCAAGAATTATAAAGAGAGACGAGGAAGGTAAGATTTTGGAATATGAAACGCTATTAAAAGAAAAGCTTAATTTATTTCGAACATACATTGTAAAAAAAAGAAGATTATCCTCGTTAAAATTAGAATTAGAACAGAAACGAAAGGAATTAGAAACGAACAAAAAGATTATTGATTCATTTAGTAGTAAAGAATACACAGATATCAACGAAGAAATTAAAAAAATATCGAGAGCATTTAATGATTTAAATTATGCAAAAAATAAATATTCAGATTTGATTAAAGACTTAGAAGAGATTTTAAAAAAATATTCGATTAATCAACAAAACGCTAGTGCTTATTTATCTGAAATTATCGGGATTATCACTGCATTAAAGAAAATAATTGAAGAATCATCAAAAGTTGATTTTGCTCAGGTGGAAAAAATAAGTGCCGAACAAAAAGAAAAAATTCAGGAAAAGAAGAATGAGCTTGCAACTTATTTGCTTAATAAAGGCCTTACCGAAGAGAACCTAAACGACATTGCTAATTCAAACATACTTGCAAATCGTCTTGAAATTGAGATTCAAAGTGTGGCCGAAGAAATTGAAACTACACAAAGGAGACTGGATGAGTTCGATAAACAAGGAATGTTGCAAATAAGCACAGAATATCAAGCAGAGCTCGAGAAGCAAATAAAAGCCATTAGTACAATTTTGGAAAAGGTTGAAGGAAAATCTGTAAAACCCATTTCGTTGCACCTAGACTTTGATGTTAGTACCGCAAATGAAAAAGTTTTTCAAGATTTCAAATTGGCTTTCGAAGGACAAATAAACAAAAGTTCTCACAAGGGAGATAGTATATTAAGAGATGTTTTATTTTGCATTTTACCAAAAGAAATTTCTGATAAAGAAACCTTTTTAAGTACGCTAAAATCTTATTCCACTTCTTCCAGCGCTAAGACATTTTTGATTGATCTATTTACAGAAGACATAAATTTTGAAATATATCAACTTATTTGCGAGAGAACATTTCTAGATTATTCTGAATTTAAAAAAATTCGTGTTCAATATGACTCAAGACCGATTGAGAACTCGTCTTTTGGACAGAGGTGCACAGCGGTACTAGTTATACTTTTATTATTAGGAAACAACCCAATTATTATAGATGAGCCCGAGGCTCATTTAGATAGCTTACTTATTTCCAATTATCTAGTAGATCTAATAAAGGACAAAAAGCAGAATCGCCAAATTATTTTCGCCACGCATAATGCAAATCTTGTGATTAATGGAGATGCCGAACTAATTCACATTTTAGATATAAATGAATTTACACAAACAACTTCAATCACAAGTACTACGATTGAAAATACAAAAACAAAAGAAATTCTGATTGGCTTGGAGGGCGGAAAAGAAGCATTCATAAAACGAGAAAGCAAATATCAATTTAGGTAA
- a CDS encoding DUF6572 domain-containing protein: MSVLDQEQFDFISIHKEGYVVLSISDHLEWDEEGEHLFMLQSKINNYLDGIESGQLVTQYPDAEGKQILIQIIAKFRPNKKGYEFLRLANKTLQSAGYRMNIGFINNGELEIEEIE, from the coding sequence ATGTCCGTATTAGATCAAGAACAATTTGACTTTATAAGTATACATAAAGAAGGATATGTAGTGCTTTCCATCAGTGACCACCTAGAATGGGATGAAGAAGGAGAGCATTTATTTATGTTACAAAGTAAAATCAATAATTACCTTGACGGCATTGAAAGTGGACAACTAGTCACTCAATATCCAGATGCAGAGGGCAAACAAATCCTGATTCAAATAATTGCAAAATTCCGTCCAAATAAAAAAGGCTATGAATTCTTGCGATTAGCAAATAAGACTCTCCAATCTGCCGGATATAGGATGAATATAGGTTTTATCAATAATGGTGAACTGGAAATAGAAGAAATTGAGTAA
- a CDS encoding helix-turn-helix domain-containing protein produces the protein MKPFVLFASSIIIIVMLISAVAVINTQKEIPEKHIEVVLRDLGHQLLLTAKDSSSRVMPVKKLNETTYQISFQNHFGFISDTLINVVQRTFQKNAPATNYIVNLRNCKQNETVLAFEINKQAGDLTPCRGRKLEVGCYVIEIELLQNNRFNSAWLLLLIIPVGFLGFYMKDRFWKKEEAAPIADNSDYIQLGSFKFHAANNVLETADKTITLSEKETKALKIFAENINQIVEREKLMKEIWEDEGIVVISRNVDVLVSKLRKKVGDDNSLKFINVHGRGYKFMIE, from the coding sequence ATGAAACCGTTTGTGCTGTTTGCATCTTCCATCATCATCATTGTTATGTTGATCTCTGCTGTTGCAGTGATCAATACACAGAAGGAGATCCCTGAAAAACATATAGAAGTTGTATTGCGTGATTTAGGACACCAGCTTTTGCTCACAGCGAAAGATTCTTCATCACGGGTAATGCCGGTTAAGAAGTTAAACGAAACCACCTACCAGATCTCCTTTCAAAATCATTTTGGGTTTATTTCAGATACACTCATCAATGTAGTGCAACGGACTTTTCAAAAAAATGCACCGGCAACCAATTATATCGTGAATTTGAGGAATTGTAAACAAAATGAAACGGTCCTCGCATTCGAAATAAATAAACAGGCAGGCGATTTAACACCATGCAGGGGTCGTAAGCTGGAGGTTGGTTGTTATGTAATTGAAATTGAATTGTTGCAGAACAACAGGTTTAATTCCGCTTGGTTGTTGCTGTTGATCATTCCAGTGGGATTTCTTGGTTTTTATATGAAAGACAGGTTTTGGAAAAAAGAAGAGGCAGCACCAATCGCTGATAATAGCGATTACATACAATTAGGAAGCTTTAAGTTCCATGCAGCTAATAATGTTCTTGAAACTGCGGATAAAACCATTACGCTTTCGGAGAAAGAAACAAAAGCACTGAAAATATTTGCAGAAAACATTAATCAGATCGTGGAAAGGGAAAAACTCATGAAAGAAATCTGGGAAGATGAAGGTATCGTTGTCATCAGCAGAAATGTGGATGTATTGGTGTCGAAATTACGTAAGAAAGTAGGCGACGATAACTCCCTTAAATTTATTAACGTACATGGCAGGGGTTACAAATTTATGATTGAGTAG